A region of the Candidatus Moraniibacteriota bacterium genome:
ATACTTGGAAAGATTTTCGTTTGGACGTAATCAAAGCGCTGGAAAGTTATTACGGAAAACTTCTTGTTGATTCTAGCGGTAATAAATCAATAAAATTGTTGCCGACATCCGGCAGAATTAAAGCCGATATTGTTCCAGTTATTCACTTTAGAAAATATTGGTCATTCAGTGGGTCGAATGATTATCTGGCGGAAGAAGGCATAAAATTTTATCACCTGAAATCTGGACATGCTATCGTGAATTATCCAAAACATCATTATGATAATGGCGTTGAGAAAAATGATAAAAACAGAACAGCTGGATTATTCAAGCCATCTGTCAGGGTTTTCAAAAATGCACGAGAATATCTCATTGACAAGAGATTAATCACTGGCGACATTGCTCCGTCCTATTTTTTGCAGAGCCTTATTTATAATGTTCCGGACAGTTGTTTTTGCAACAGCAATCACGATACCTACTTCAATGTTCTCAAACATCTTTATGAAAATTCTCTGGATGAATTTATTTGTCAGAATGAACAGACGCTGCTTTTCGGAGATACACAGGAGCAATGGAAAAAAGATGATGCGGAAAAGTTTATTGCTAATCTTGTTTATCTTTGGGATAACTGGGAAACGATATGATGCACCCCTATTCAACGAATACCAATGAAAGAAAAATAATCCCTTTCTATCTTGCTTGTATAGCTATTGTTTTAACCTGGGGAATGAGCGCAATTCTTGCAAAACTGCAAATTTCTTTTCCTTGGTGGGCAAGCGCGCCATCAGTTATGGGAATATACGGTCTACTATATAGCGTATTTGACAAATTTATTTGGCGAAAACCCTTTTTGAAAAAATTGGGGATAATTAAAACCCCGGATATTTCAGGAAAATGGAGGGGGAAGCTACAATCATCTTTCAATTCTCAAGATTTCGTAAATACTGATGTTAAAATATCTCAAACCTGGACAGAAATTGAAATTTTACTAAAGACCGATAATTCTTGTTCAAATAGTACGGTTGCTTCAATAATGGTAGGGGTTTCAAATAATGCCTCGCTTCATTATCAGTATCAGAATAATCCCAAATCAAGTTCTGTTGATAGCATGCAAATCCATTATGGAACAACTTATTTATCCTGTTCTGGTGATAAATTAGAGGGCGAGTATTATTCTGGGCGTGGTCGTCAGAATATTGGAAGCATAGAACTGCACAAGGTTATTGAATAAGAAAAACTATGCAACCAGCCTACAATTTAGACAAAATCAAATTCGCCACAGATCCGCCTACTTTTGAAAAGGCGGTGGCTTTGTATGAAAGCGGTAAAGTGACGGAATTTAAGGAGGGCATTGGTGCGTATTCTGCCATAGTCGCAGGAACGAAACCTTATCGAGTATCTGTTGAAGCTCGGCGATTTGGATTGGCTACTTGCACTTGTTATCTTGGGCAGAATGACACGCTTTGCAAACATATGGTGGCCGTATCAATTTATGCGGTTATGCGAGGCAAGAAAATAAAGCCGGAAGACGCGAAGGTATTCAGTAGTTCGGTATGCAGTGGAAAACTTGGAAAATTAAGTGAGGAAGAATTAAAGAAAATTAAACAAGAAATTACTTCAGCTCTAAAATATATCAAGGCATATAGCGGCCCATCACGAACATGGTTTGCTTATCAGGCTTCGCTTTCAGAAGGATGCAATCGTTTGGCTAAAATTGTTTCCGAATTGCCAGCTGGCGAACAAACCGCAGAATTATTGGTCAGCCTCCTTTTGCGTCTGGATAAAAAACTGTGCACTGGAGGTGTGGATGATTCGGACGGTACTGTTGGCGGATTTATAGAAGAAGTTGTGGTTGTGCTTCAGGAATATGCGAAGCTTGATCCGGAATGCAAGAAGGCTCTCGTTGTTCTGGAAAAAACAGAGACTTGTTTCGGGTGGGAAGAACCGCTTTTGAAATTGAAATAGTCTCAATAAGATAAAAAACGCGTCATTTTGAACCGGCTTTGTAGAAAAGGGAATTACTTCCCCAGCAAGCAAAAAAGTCAGTTTTTTTATGGATAAATAAGCCTGTTTTAAGCTATATTTGACGATTTAGTGGACAGGTCGATTTGACAAATAATTGATATTACGGCATACTGAAAATAGCTTACCTATCGGTAAGTAAATAAGAAGTAACCAAGAAAGCATGAAAACAATCGCAAAACAACCAGAAGACGTTATTCAAGACACCAAGAAATATATTGTTGACACAGCCCGCCAGTTTTTTTCCGAATATAGTTATTTGGGTGTTTCTATGAGCGATATCGCCAAAAAACTGGATATAACCAAAGCTGCGCTTTACTATCATTTCACTGGTAAAGCCGAAATTTATGAAAAAGTACTGGATGAAGTTTTTGATGATTTGAGTTTGGCTATTACCGAAGCGATGAACGAAACCACGATTGATAAAAAATTACACAAACTGATTAAGAATTACTTAGAGTTTGGATTTAGAGAAAAAAATCTTATCAAATCTATAGTGTTAAAATTATCGCCGGCCGATAGACAGATAACAAAACACATTACTCAATTAAGAGAACGGGTTGCTGATCTGATTCAACCAATAATTGA
Encoded here:
- a CDS encoding nucleotidyltransferase; amino-acid sequence: MAIYESQINTWANQGATVSAAATYTSVKAALEHEKSPIKELIANKKVIVYLQGSYRNGTNIRGDSDVDIIVELKKTFGHDLSSLSKEEAIHHELSHSPATYTWKDFRLDVIKALESYYGKLLVDSSGNKSIKLLPTSGRIKADIVPVIHFRKYWSFSGSNDYLAEEGIKFYHLKSGHAIVNYPKHHYDNGVEKNDKNRTAGLFKPSVRVFKNAREYLIDKRLITGDIAPSYFLQSLIYNVPDSCFCNSNHDTYFNVLKHLYENSLDEFICQNEQTLLFGDTQEQWKKDDAEKFIANLVYLWDNWETI
- a CDS encoding SWIM zinc finger family protein; this encodes MQPAYNLDKIKFATDPPTFEKAVALYESGKVTEFKEGIGAYSAIVAGTKPYRVSVEARRFGLATCTCYLGQNDTLCKHMVAVSIYAVMRGKKIKPEDAKVFSSSVCSGKLGKLSEEELKKIKQEITSALKYIKAYSGPSRTWFAYQASLSEGCNRLAKIVSELPAGEQTAELLVSLLLRLDKKLCTGGVDDSDGTVGGFIEEVVVVLQEYAKLDPECKKALVVLEKTETCFGWEEPLLKLK
- a CDS encoding TetR/AcrR family transcriptional regulator; this encodes MKTIAKQPEDVIQDTKKYIVDTARQFFSEYSYLGVSMSDIAKKLDITKAALYYHFTGKAEIYEKVLDEVFDDLSLAITEAMNETTIDKKLHKLIKNYLEFGFREKNLIKSIVLKLSPADRQITKHITQLRERVADLIQPIIEEAFASKKLTGKVDSQLLTSMLTGMMDGLLLEYSFLNKKINSAKISDQIIAALF